Genomic window (Falco cherrug isolate bFalChe1 chromosome 4, bFalChe1.pri, whole genome shotgun sequence):
gcatgagTTGATTTTATCTTCTtgagaaaattatctttgaGTTTTACCCTTGACAAGAAACAAGTAACTGGGCTGCTCTTTGGGATGAGAATAGTATGGATATGGGCAACATATGGGCAAGCATATTACAGAGCAAATCTTGTTCTTTGGCTAACAAATCATGTGcctttcttctgcctctgtcttctagaaaatgtcagaaacatctggaaatttggtgctgcttctcctttcacAAGTCTTCCTTGTGTATGAGACTCTCTTGCTTCTCTCTTTAGATTTCTTCCCCCTCGTTTGCTCTTTGCTGAGGCAGAAACAACCATAGCCTTATGGTTTTCTTAGGGCCACAGTTCAACTGAATTAATTATCAATGGAAGGGGCAGGTTGCATCTGTATCAAAAGCAATCAGGTGCTTTAGCCATACCTATTGCTGCTGCATTTATCCAAGGAGTGAAAGGCTTCAGGAGTTTCTAGTGGCTATTTGCCGTGCTTATCTGTTGCAATATCACAGCTGTATTTCTCAGAATTGATCAAAATGGTGACATTGCTGTTAGGATTCTTCTGCCAGCTGCGTAGTACCACACTTCAAATGCTAAACCATTGTCATATCTGCTTGTGCTACTTGGTTAGAAGACTTTACCAAGAAGCTGTAATCCTTTTGTGATAAGCAATTATGTTCTTTGCCAAAGTGGTGACTCCTGCTTGGACCCACTCTACCTGCtcctttgttttcacagaaagccTGTGCACTGTAGAACTGCTGCAGGAATCAGACACCAGGGGAGAAACAGGACCTACACAGACAATAACCTGCCACACCCTCAGGGAGTGGTCATGGGGAACTTTTGATCTGCAATCGAGATGGTATATGGGGTCAGTAAATGCACAATTTTAAGGACCACTCCTTCCCTGAGCCTGGGAGTTCAGCAGTAACAGTAAAACTAATGTGCAACTACAATTACTGTCTTGGAAAGGCTTTTTGCTCCCTTACCCCAGTGATCTCCCCAAAAACTTCGGTGTGTGCTGGGATCCGCAGTTAATGTCCCCAGAATGACAGGGAAACACAAATTGCAACAAGAATTATTTGGGAAAGCAGCATGGTCGCCTGCAGAGGGCacatctacctgctttcttacCTGAAAAGTCCTTACTTAGACAATGAACTTAGGTCAGATCACTGTATCTGGCTGTTTTACCTCTTGCCCTTTGCCTTATTTAAATCAGGTCACAAATTGGCACTTCCCTTCCAAATGCAATATAAACCACAAGAGATAGTGGGAAGATGTTTTTGCATTTGGCAAGATGCATTCACTGAAACCTGTCGAAAAGCTTGATTCTGTGCTCCAGAGAGTTGCACACAGTGTTCCTGACAGAAACACAGGCAAAATCTCCACTCCACCATCAGCTCCACTGACTGTCCAAACTTCAAGTGTCTATAGAAGAATGACTGTCTGAGGGCCAAGCTCAGCTACTCATCACTGCATTCAAAGTAGCAGGGAGTTAGCATCTCTATGTTCATGTTTTACTGACAGactgtgttttgtatttaagGACTTTTGAGTGCCACATAGTTCAGCCATAGACACTGGACGGTATTAGCTCAACAATTAATTCCCTAGCACGCAGATGATCTCCTCTTTTAATCTatgcactttttctttctcacccaTCTTCTTACATAGGCTTTTACAAACTTGCCTATCTGTGACAACAGCACATGGGGGCCAGTGATCACCATTGGGGAGGAAAGTTTTGTCTACTTACCCTCTTATTAAAGGGTAAAAGTCTTTAACGGAAAAGAATGGTAATgacatttattataaaaaaaagtgctttctgCTTACAAGCAATAGAGATCCACTGGGCCAGACTCTAATCTCAGCCATCTTCAGTAAAAtccttttaattctttgttGATTGTCTGATCAATATTTGAATGAAAGAGATCTCTAACCAATTGTGAAGAGACTTAGAGACTTCCTAAACTCTTCTAGTATCCTTTAGAGAAACACTTCCAGCTTTCTCATAAGCTTGGAATGGGCTTAAGTGTGTGAATTTGAAGAATATGAAGTAGCAGTAAAACAACCCACCTTTTTAGAAacagttctgggtttttttctaataggaGAACAGAGTTGTTTTATGAACCACAATCATAGCTACATTTTCTTGAATGACTGATGGAATATGTGAGCCACAACCTTCCAACATACTTATTTCCACAACTTTTTGGCAATGAGGAAAGTATACAAAGACTATGATCTatggcaggcatttgaaagcaGACACTCTTAAAGGCTTCAGTCATATCATGCTTGGAGATTTAACACTCTGGTGCGGGTATTATTTAGAAGTTATATTGTTTCAAATGTCTTCAATAATTGAAAGAAAACGGAGGACAGTAAGGTGAAGAAACTGGTGAAGAAAACCTGATTTATTCAACGAATTTAAAGAAACGAAGAGGCGGCATCTTCAGTTTCCCCCTGCTTTAATGGGTGCATGCAGGTTTAATTCACTTTACTCCGCTGGACTTCATAGAATGGTCCTGAAGTTTTGCTTCTGCCCTTGTATGCATCAGACTTTCAAATTGTGCCTCTCTGCGCTAAGCATTAAATATCAGCCTTGTAGGTTAACTGACACCCTTACTGAGCCTTAGCTCAGCaagaacttaatttttaaacGTTAGAGATGTGGATCAAGAGCAGAGCTCAATTCTGCATCCGCCTTTGACGAAGAGTTGATGAATTCTTTCCATAGTTATTCTCAAATCACATCAGGTACACTTATGAACTTCATAAGCGTTTCTCCTCAAATAAGCATCTCTCTTCCGGCTTGCCCATCTGTCTTTCACTACAGTATCTGAGCACCTCTGACATGCTGCCACTTTGACAAACAGTATTGCTGTGTTGGATTTTCTaagaactttctttttatttggaaaCTTATTGGTCTTTTATGTAAATTAGAGCACTGTGAATTTTCTTGAAGTTATATAAATGACATTGATTCACAATTTTAACAAAAGATGAATTAATATTCCTGtacatttctgtgtattttaaacatgACAACACTGATTGTCTTTTCTTGGTCACTATTATTTTGATGTGTGAACTATTTATACTGAAGCTTCCATTACATAATTATCTCTAGACTTTCACCCTATCCTTCCTACACTGTGCCTAGATACCACACTGTGCCTCTCTTAAGTGCTGGTGATTTAATCTTATATAACATATGTGCTTCTCATTTGAAGGAGCAGAGCGCGCCAGGAATATGACATCTTGATTTTATTGGTTAAAAACATGTACTGTTTTGGAGGAAATTGACTCTAATGGTTTAATTTTCACCTTAAGCTTAAGGGCATATGAAGGTCTGAGTAGCATATTATTCAGACCATTTTTAGGTGGAGAATTCATGTTTGAAGATGTTGATTATGCTTAGCTTTTGTTAGGCTTTTTTTGGTGTATGTTACAGAAGGGTAGAGAATAGATGGTCATACAGACTGTCCCTGGCTGCAGTCTTGGAGCTGATCAGTGACTGATgacctgcaggcagcacagaggatATAATCATTTAAGTGGCATAATTTGACAGAACGCAGGTTGATGAATCCAGTGGTGAGCAAGGGGACAGCTAAATACTCATTGGAGGAGAAGTAACTGCTCATCCActggatttttctccttttaaaggAGGGGTATTTGAACTCTCTATGGCCCATCAACCACAGGCAGTGGTTCTATTGCTGTCTATCTATAATACAATTTTGGTATACATTTTGGAATTGATCTGCACTGATATAGTCTGTGATCTTGTGTGTAGGCCTGGCAGAAGCGCAGACTGACTATGGCTGTGTGCAAAGAGGGTTGCTTACAAATCTTTTAATGTAGCTGCTTACCCATGAAGCATCCTCTCCAACGCTAGCAGTTCAGATACTGACAGTGTTCTATCAGTCTCTAAGCACCTGTGCATTCCTGCTTTGTCTGGCcaaattaaaggaaaagtatCACTTGCCTGACACGCATAAACTGTGTTTTTTCCCTGACTTTCTACTAAAGACAaatttttctccatcttttcctTAAAGAAGCACATGCCTTGGGaataaaacacatttacaaAGGAACAGGATACTGAAGAGGTTATCAGTTTTCTTGACTGTACTAAAGCTGAGAAGAATCAGGTACCATATGTCTTGAAAAGGAGTGGAAAGTCAGAGCCTTGGGAGTAATTTACAGGCATAAGACTGCAAGGCATGAGACTAGAGACTTACTGGGAATTACCATGAGCCTTCGTGTCATTGCACAGAGCACTGGAATCCCCACACTGGCCCTCAAGAATTCCCTTGACAGTCAAAGTCTAATCAAGTCCTGCTGTTGTTTAAGTACAATGATGAGACTGAGGTTCTTCTAGTATGTATAGATGACCATTTTATGTAGAAGGGTATAGGACTGTACAGGTAACAGCAACATGGGCTTTTAGCTCATTTCTTATGAATGTTCAACATCACAGTGGCATTATCTGTGGAACTGCAGGTATATtccttttattcctctcttctccctatcttttttcctttctgggtTTTGAGCATCTTAGCAGAAAGAAGGATTGAGACTTAGCACACCTGGTAAATCCAAATCATGGACTAAGTAGaaagcaaaaaggggaaatgaactgaaaacaCCCAACCCATGCCATCTTCCTGATCTTATCTAAACCCTGATAAAAGACTCTCTCAATCTCTCCTAAAAGCACTGGAAATGGTACTGTGGTAGACTATGAAATAAGTGTTTGAGGTATCTCTTTCCCATCCCCTTGATGTTTATCACACTGCCATATGCGCAGCTAATGCTCTGAAGGTCAAGCTGGGTTAGTGAAGCAATTTTTTAAGACGTGCCAGAGTACTTTAATTCTAACTGACTCTCATCCGATGAAAGTTTAGCAAGTAACTTTGGTGAAATTGCTCTGACTTGTAGCTGTTGAGGGTCAAGGCAATGCTACAGTTTACAGTGTGCTGTTCCAGAGGTGGGGCACAGCTGTCTTGCTTTCAGCCTGAACAACTGGTTTGTGTTGCTTTGTACTTTGTAGGGCAGCTCTTCAGAGAAAGGGGGCTGGAAAGTGacttttcaaaaacaaatgaaaattgaGTCTGATATAGGCTATGTGGACTGGGGAAAGATCAGGGGAATTTTGTCCAATTCCACTTCTGTCCCATTATTTCTTCACTGTACAGAATACTAATGATTACCTATATTGTCATACACTCAAATCAGAGTTTAATTGTTAATACCAGATAACTAAATTTTGGGGATACACAATAACTGCCCTTCAGGGGACAATATTCCAAGTTCTATTCTGGCAATGGTAATTCTAAGATATATTTCTAGAACCCTTTTGCTATTGACTTTTTCTATAAACTTGATTGCCTCTAATTAGAAATTATCTTAAATCTACTCCACGTGGTCTTTCCTTTTAAGCAAGAAAATTGAACAGTGACTCTTCTCATTCTGTCAATTTATGTAAGGCCCCCACTTGCCCCGCTTTTCCCCAATCACACACAGTAGTGGAGGTTCCCATATTATTATAATCTTTAATAGCACTCTCACATTCTGTTCTCTGAAGTGTAATAAAAAGAGTTGTACTTGGCCATTCATCAAAAACGTAGCAATTCCACAAGGTATCAGCAGATGCTAAACACCAGGGCTCTGCAGGTGAATGCACCAAAGGGAAGTTCATGGGCTCAAGTCTCATGTATTGCAACAGTTTAATCCAACACACTTGTACTCTCAAATGGTTGAAATCAGCCTGCTCATATCCCGAGGCTTGAGTTCAAAGTAACTTTTATCCCGGTGTGGTTGTGGTAGAGCTGTGTTTGATAGGCATTCATATTAGAAAGCTCAAATCCATTGAGAGAGATTTTAGGCAGAACTGCCTtagcaggaaataaaacatcCATGTCTATACATCATATATGCATGTGTAAATAGGTTCATGTACGTGCACTTGTacagtttgctttgctttacgATTAGACCATACGCTGTTTCTCCAAGTATATTATGCCACTGGATGTGTATTACCCATTTACATTTCATCAAACCTTTTCAGGTATGTCTCTGGCCGAAACATCCcaacaaatacagcaaataagAGGTACCTCAGCAGCAATGCACGTATATCGCTGCCTGCCTGATGTTCTTCCCCTCCATCCTGATTATCTTGATAAAGGGGTTGTTCAGGAGCCTAGCCTTCATTTCTCCCCCAACAGCAAAAACTACATGCACAACAAGCAGCAGACTGAAAAACTATGTTCACTTTTTGACCTTGAGGCTTCCTGAACCAGTTTGGATTGGCTCTCCCTTTGAAAAAACAGGCTTCCACCAGAAGTTCATAAATGGGCCCAAGTCACAGCAACTGAcatagttttaatattttaaacttgGTTCTTCAAGAACTACCTAAAATGGGTGGCATTTAATGGACACAAAGAACTGACCGGCTTTTCCAAGCAGAGCTCTAGGGATGTAGCTGTGTGCTTTGTGAAGCTGCACTGTACCCCACCATGTCCCAGTGTCAACACCACTGGGGCTCCCAACGCTGGAGGCATCCAGCATCTCCGAAGCTAAACCACAGACCTGCATCCCAGACCCCTCAGCTTCAGACATGTTTTGATCGACAGCTTAACCACTGATGCAATCTCTTTCCCTTTGTCAtacctccccctcccctgccagtTCTTGCCTCTCAGAAAGACAAAGCACTGTACATCATTCTTGTTTTAGGAATGGTTTGCAAGACTCACTCAGAGGTGTTAAAGAAAAGTTCTTTTACTCCCCAAGTCTGAAATATCAAAAGAGGGATGTGTGAAATGCCCATGGTTTTTTCCATTCATAATGACaagggagaggagcagaaaaaataaatgttgcaaAAAAGCAGGAGTATTAAATCTTTAGAATTATAGATGAAAATGGACAGGAAAACCTTGCTTTTAagatgttttatcttttttacaCAGCTCTAACAAAATATAACTGCATTAAAGACATTCCTTTTCATTCATTTGCTTTGCACCTTGTTTTCTCATTACCTGTTTAACATGAACTTAATGGAAAACACTCTTCTTACACCTCTGCACTCCACTGATTATATGCTATAATCTGATGACAAATTCAAAGGTCTTGAATGCATTGCTCCTGTGTAACTATGAAAAGGACATTTTATTGTTTGCAAATAATCTAATGGAATAGGATCACAGATTGTTATTAATGTTAGCAATGCATGTGATTTCAGACAGAgctatttaattaatttataaacCAGCAGCTCTGTCAAAGGGGCATAATGATAGGTTTTAAAGCAACTTCTAAAATTGTCTAGTCTTAGTTCatgatttggggttttctgGTCTACACTTAACTGATGTACTTGGAAAGAGAAGTTACATATATAGTGTTGCTTTGAGAAATTGACAGGAATGAAAAATTGAAGCAGGAACCCTTCCAGCAAATAGGCTCTTTTTTCATTCAGTCaagacagaaatgtttcttactgaagaacaaagcaagcttttccccctgcccccaccccacaaGCCACAAAAAATTAGATCCGTtggataaaataaatgtttttaaacattctttggTTTGTATTTATAAACCATAGGGTCCAGATCCACTGGACTTGCTAGCATACATTTACAAGGTAAAGAGTTAATCTGgtgtctttttattttcactgaaaaaggCTTATCTTGTGTTCTTCCAAACTGTCTTGTAAGCATTTCCTGAGAAGGGGTATAAGCCAAGCAACATGGAGGACCTGCCTATGACACCTAGCAGGGGAGGCCTTGCCTGTTTGGCCAGGGTTAGCAGGTCTTAcataataatttattacagTACCTTTCTGTTTCCTGGTCTGTGGTTTGCTGCTTGTTCTCAAAGCCAGTAAAGCTGCTCATATCCACATAGCCGTCATTCTCATTAGCAGCAGACAATGCCCTGCTGGGATCTTCAAAAAACTCAGTAAAAGTTCCTGCTCTGGTGGATCTTCGAGGAGGAATCTGTATGTTTTCATAGTCAGAGCTCATAGCAGGAATGTTCTCATAGTCAGATGTGTCAGCATTGGGAAAAGAAATGGACCTAGGTTTTGTTAATGGGAGTGGCATGAAAGGAGGCCTGGACCTGTCCTCAAAGGACTCCACCCTTGAAACACTCTTGCTGAAGGACTTGGGCgttccttttcttttaccaTCCTTATAGAAAAGAACAGCCGAGGGAGACTCAGATGCACGGAGCTTCCCCACATGTGATTTTAGTTGAGGTGAACTACTTAGGCTCCTCCTGTCCAGGTCCATCAGCCTTGGAGGCCCGTGATAGCTGGACTCTGACGAGGACCTTGAAGAGGAAACATTAACATCTACATGGACtttactttcagttttcttcttgaatttTAGAGTGAGGAACCTCTTAaaggaagatttctttttcttggaataCTTATCAGGTGAGTCATTCTCTATCAAAAGTGAAGGGGAACTTTTAGTGATTGGCTTTTTGGTGATGTAGGCAAGTTCAAAAGGAGGTGGTATATCAACAACTGAGGATGGAGTAGATAAGCCACATGATGAAAGGTGATTTCTCTGGGAAAAACTACCTGAGGAACCATTGACACAAGGCAAAGACAAGTTGTCTTCTGTCCTTTTTATTCTACCATCATCCAGTACACAGCCATCACTTTCTCTGTAAACAGAGACAGGTATCTCTCTCCCTTCAACAGAATAAGATCGAGGATATAAAATGAAACGTCTTGACTTGGTTGGTAATGCTCTGTTGGCTTCTGTTGGTTTTCCTTCCACTGACAGTAAATTATTGCTTACAACTTCTGTCCCAGAGCCATTGCAGGAAGATGGTAAATCAGTTTCAGGTCCAGCTTCTTCTGGAACAGTTTCTGGGACATAGCCTGGCATTTTCCCAGAGAGCGACCGTGTTCTAGTGACAATGCTTTTACAATCAACAGGCAGCAAGTTGTTTTCACCATCCATGCCCAATCCATCCCTTTTACTGTAATCAGTTCCTAAATCAGTCTGCCCATCATgagcaatttcattttctgcaggaaGCACATAAGGGTCATCTAAGGAATCACTGCtagtttctctttcctctgaatCTTCAGGCACAATGACCACTTCAGGGACTGCTAGATTTTCATGCAAGATGTGTTTGGTCCCACATTCTGCATTCATTTTCCCATGCTTACGGACTTCTAACTCTTCCTCAAGTGGGACCTGTTGAGGTGGACTTGGGACACGTTTGCTGAGGCTGTTTGCTTCCAACTCATTGTCTTCAAGTTGCAGCTCATCTGACTTAGAGGTTTCCACAATATTTTCACTGTGCTCTTCAGCAGGCGTATCTTCCAGCTCTGGGTCCATCCCTGGACTACTAGGTAGACTATTGGAGATCACACCCTCTTCATCCAGAGAGGTCCCTTCTGTTTGAAGATTCTCATCTGAATGTTCCATGGGTACTCCCTCACCACATTCATTCTCACAAGGAGCAATCTGACAGGCAGCATCCGTATTCTCTGCATTCacagtttcttcctcctctttcccagaGTCTTCGCTTGCTTCACAGGCTACCTCTGGTGTCTTCTCCTCACCTCTCCTCTCAGTGATCTGGCAGGTATCACTGGCATTTCCTGTGTTTGTATTACTGTGCTCATCTGTgtctgcttcctcctcttcgGCTGCTGCTTGATGGATGGATTCTCCTAAACCATTTTCAGTGCTGGGTTGATTTTCACATGGTTCTAAGCCAGGAGCTGCTTCTTCACTGGCCTCATCAGGCAGCACGTCAGGGCTTGCACAGTCATCATTTTCTAACTCCCCCTCCATGTTCAAATCAAGCTCTGCATGCACACCGTGGTCACCATCATGTGCTAGACACTCATCTCCCTTTTCTAAAATCGCGGGCAGTTCTTCCTGCCCTGCCTTCTCACAACCTGGGATCGATTCATCTTCAGGTAGTGGCATTAAAATTGTATCTTTACAGATATCACCCTTTAGTTCCTCATCTCTACTCAAAATGTTATCACTGTCAGTCTTACAATCACTGTTGTCTGTAAAGAGTTCCAGGTTGTTAGGAGTTGCCtccttgttttttgtttcactaCAATCACTTACAACATCCTCATCTTCATCTACATTCTTGAAAGCATCTTTATCCCCATCGGGGGCATCTGAGGACTCCTCACAAAGTGCTTCAGACTGGTCACAGTCTCTGGTTGACTCTTCAGAGTCTGGTTCCATTGGTTCAGCAATATCTGAAGAGTTACAGTGCTCATCTTCGGTAACGTCTCGATTGCTGGTATCCTCATCATTAGCAATGTTATCCTTTTCCCTCCCTACCTCTTCTGGAGTTTCCAAGACT
Coding sequences:
- the FGD5 gene encoding FYVE, RhoGEF and PH domain-containing protein 5 isoform X2; this translates as MNNAEITKPPLAPKPKIIGHLSPVAVSKFSPSLPRADTLHNLSSMSRGPKPPIAPKPKFSADSEGKSSVYTNNNLNKCSNGKLVCLDGELYEGNQCNADCPESEADNEYIVVPETQLTSKDCNDLEHEHDLNLDSSEENEVLETPEEVGREKDNIANDEDTSNRDVTEDEHCNSSDIAEPMEPDSEESTRDCDQSEALCEESSDAPDGDKDAFKNVDEDEDVVSDCSETKNKEATPNNLELFTDNSDCKTDSDNILSRDEELKGDICKDTILMPLPEDESIPGCEKAGQEELPAILEKGDECLAHDGDHGVHAELDLNMEGELENDDCASPDVLPDEASEEAAPGLEPCENQPSTENGLGESIHQAAAEEEEADTDEHSNTNTGNASDTCQITERRGEEKTPEVACEASEDSGKEEEETVNAENTDAACQIAPCENECGEGVPMEHSDENLQTEGTSLDEEGVISNSLPSSPGMDPELEDTPAEEHSENIVETSKSDELQLEDNELEANSLSKRVPSPPQQVPLEEELEVRKHGKMNAECGTKHILHENLAVPEVVIVPEDSEERETSSDSLDDPYVLPAENEIAHDGQTDLGTDYSKRDGLGMDGENNLLPVDCKSIVTRTRSLSGKMPGYVPETVPEEAGPETDLPSSCNGSGTEVVSNNLLSVEGKPTEANRALPTKSRRFILYPRSYSVEGREIPVSVYRESDGCVLDDGRIKRTEDNLSLPCVNGSSGSFSQRNHLSSCGLSTPSSVVDIPPPFELAYITKKPITKSSPSLLIENDSPDKYSKKKKSSFKRFLTLKFKKKTESKVHVDVNVSSSRSSSESSYHGPPRLMDLDRRSLSSSPQLKSHVGKLRASESPSAVLFYKDGKRKGTPKSFSKSVSRVESFEDRSRPPFMPLPLTKPRSISFPNADTSDYENIPAMSSDYENIQIPPRRSTRAGTFTEFFEDPSRALSAANENDGYVDMSSFTGFENKQQTTDQETESAYTEPYKVCPVSVIPMEVVTSDEEQKSSEDDETSPGDSSLINKKEGQSRAYLIAQELMSSEKVYVEMLQLLHTDFYEGILKVLGEEDENEQEEVKLKQGLRELPEIYELHQDILGELEERVLKWQEQQKVADVFVSRKSRLNHHTAYIMQFDKNLALLDETCLKYSQLATIIQEFEQNSDGSPQSVKHQLLKVVQRVFQYRVLLTDYLNNLCPDSTEYEATQAALFIVSEITDRANDSMLQAENLQKLVHIEHSVRGQSGLLQPGRIFVKEGTLMKVAGKNRHPRHLFLMNDVLLYTYPQKDGKYRLKNTLAVSGMKVSRPVTEKAQNVLKIECDEYCLTLSASSCSERDDWYSCISRHIPDDYKAHTTSTFHSSVELRERLGIPLGERPPTLVPVSHVMMCMNCGCDFTLTLRRHHCHACGKIVCRNCSRNKYPMKYLKDQAAKVCDSCYVELKKRERPLSVSFPPTSSRCSSSAFSSVFHNIHYTSFKKQKKIPSALTEVAASGEGATISGYLSRCKRGKRHWKKRWFVIKGKVLYTYTANEDKVATESLPLLGFTIAPEKEEGSMDTVFHLYHKQTLFYSFRAEDNNSAQRWIEAMEEASIL
- the FGD5 gene encoding FYVE, RhoGEF and PH domain-containing protein 5 isoform X3, producing the protein MNNAEITKPPLAPKPKIIGHLSPVAVSKFSPSLPRADTLHNLSSMSRGPKPPIAPKPKFSADSEGKSSVYTNNNLNKCSNGKLVCLDGELYEGNQCNADCPESEADNEYIVVPETQLTSKDCNDLEHEHDLNLDSSEENEVLETPEEVGREKDNIANDEDTSNRDVTEDEHCNSSDIAEPMEPDSEESTRDCDQSEALCEESSDAPDGDKDAFKNVDEDEDVVSDCSETKNKEATPNNLELFTDNSDCKTDSDNILSRDEELKGDICKDTILMPLPEDESIPGCEKAGQEELPAILEKGDECLAHDGDHGVHAELDLNMEGELENDDCASPDVLPDEASEEAAPGLEPCENQPSTENGLGESIHQAAAEEEEADTDEHSNTNTGNASDTCQITERRGEEKTPEVACEASEDSGKEEEETVNAENTDAACQIAPCENECGEGVPMEHSDENLQTEGTSLDEEGVISNSLPSSPGMDPELEDTPAEEHSENIVETSKSDELQLEDNELEANSLSKRVPSPPQQVPLEEELEVRKHGKMNAECGTKHILHENLAVPEVVIVPEDSEERETSSDSLDDPYVLPAENEIAHDGQTDLGTDYSKRDGLGMDGENNLLPVDCKSIVTRTRSLSGKMPGYVPETVPEEAGPETDLPSSCNGSGTEVVSNNLLSVEGKPTEANRALPTKSRRFILYPRSYSVEGREIPVSVYRESDGCVLDDGRIKRTEDNLSLPCVNGSSGSFSQRNHLSSCGLSTPSSVVDIPPPFELAYITKKPITKSSPSLLIENDSPDKYSKKKKSSFKRFLTLKFKKKTESKVHVDVNVSSSRSSSESSYHGPPRLMDLDRRSLSSSPQLKSHVGKLRASESPSAVLFYKDGKRKGTPKSFSKSVSRVESFEDRSRPPFMPLPLTKPRSISFPNADTSDYENIPAMSSDYENIQIPPRRSTRAGTFTEFFEDPSRALSAANENDGYVDMSSFTGFENKQQTTDQETESAYTEPYKVCPVSVIPMEVVTSDEEQKSSEDDETSPGDSSLINKKEGQSRAYLIAQELMSSEKVYVEMLQLLHTDFYEGILKVLGEEDENEQEEVKLKQGLRELPEIYELHQDILGELEERVLKWKEQQKVADVFVSRKSRLNHHTAYIMQFDKNLALLDETCLKYSQLATIIQEFENSDGSPQSVKHQLLKVVQRVFQYRVLLTDYLNNLCPDSTEYEATQAALFIVSEITDRANDSMLQAENLQKLVHIEHSVRGQSGLLQPGRIFVKEGTLMKVAGKNRHPRHLFLMNDVLLYTYPQKDGKYRLKNTLAVSGMKVSRPVTEKAQNVLKIECDEYCLTLSASSCSERDDWYSCISRHIPDDYKAHTTSTFHSSVELRERLGIPLGERPPTLVPVSHVMMCMNCGCDFTLTLRRHHCHACGKIVCRNCSRNKYPMKYLKDQAAKVCDSCYVELKKRERPLSVSFPPTSSRCSSSAFSSVFHNIHYTSFKKQKKIPSALTEVAASGEGATISGYLSRCKRGKRHWKKRWFVIKGKVLYTYTANEDKVATESLPLLGFTIAPEKEEGSMDTVFHLYHKQTLFYSFRAEDNNSAQRWIEAMEEASIL
- the FGD5 gene encoding FYVE, RhoGEF and PH domain-containing protein 5 isoform X1, which produces MNNAEITKPPLAPKPKIIGHLSPVAVSKFSPSLPRADTLHNLSSMSRGPKPPIAPKPKFSADSEGKSSVYTNNNLNKCSNGKLVCLDGELYEGNQCNADCPESEADNEYIVVPETQLTSKDCNDLEHEHDLNLDSSEENEVLETPEEVGREKDNIANDEDTSNRDVTEDEHCNSSDIAEPMEPDSEESTRDCDQSEALCEESSDAPDGDKDAFKNVDEDEDVVSDCSETKNKEATPNNLELFTDNSDCKTDSDNILSRDEELKGDICKDTILMPLPEDESIPGCEKAGQEELPAILEKGDECLAHDGDHGVHAELDLNMEGELENDDCASPDVLPDEASEEAAPGLEPCENQPSTENGLGESIHQAAAEEEEADTDEHSNTNTGNASDTCQITERRGEEKTPEVACEASEDSGKEEEETVNAENTDAACQIAPCENECGEGVPMEHSDENLQTEGTSLDEEGVISNSLPSSPGMDPELEDTPAEEHSENIVETSKSDELQLEDNELEANSLSKRVPSPPQQVPLEEELEVRKHGKMNAECGTKHILHENLAVPEVVIVPEDSEERETSSDSLDDPYVLPAENEIAHDGQTDLGTDYSKRDGLGMDGENNLLPVDCKSIVTRTRSLSGKMPGYVPETVPEEAGPETDLPSSCNGSGTEVVSNNLLSVEGKPTEANRALPTKSRRFILYPRSYSVEGREIPVSVYRESDGCVLDDGRIKRTEDNLSLPCVNGSSGSFSQRNHLSSCGLSTPSSVVDIPPPFELAYITKKPITKSSPSLLIENDSPDKYSKKKKSSFKRFLTLKFKKKTESKVHVDVNVSSSRSSSESSYHGPPRLMDLDRRSLSSSPQLKSHVGKLRASESPSAVLFYKDGKRKGTPKSFSKSVSRVESFEDRSRPPFMPLPLTKPRSISFPNADTSDYENIPAMSSDYENIQIPPRRSTRAGTFTEFFEDPSRALSAANENDGYVDMSSFTGFENKQQTTDQETESAYTEPYKVCPVSVIPMEVVTSDEEQKSSEDDETSPGDSSLINKKEGQSRAYLIAQELMSSEKVYVEMLQLLHTDFYEGILKVLGEEDENEQEEVKLKQGLRELPEIYELHQDILGELEERVLKWKEQQKVADVFVSRKSRLNHHTAYIMQFDKNLALLDETCLKYSQLATIIQEFEQNSDGSPQSVKHQLLKVVQRVFQYRVLLTDYLNNLCPDSTEYEATQAALFIVSEITDRANDSMLQAENLQKLVHIEHSVRGQSGLLQPGRIFVKEGTLMKVAGKNRHPRHLFLMNDVLLYTYPQKDGKYRLKNTLAVSGMKVSRPVTEKAQNVLKIECDEYCLTLSASSCSERDDWYSCISRHIPDDYKAHTTSTFHSSVELRERLGIPLGERPPTLVPVSHVMMCMNCGCDFTLTLRRHHCHACGKIVCRNCSRNKYPMKYLKDQAAKVCDSCYVELKKRERPLSVSFPPTSSRCSSSAFSSVFHNIHYTSFKKQKKIPSALTEVAASGEGATISGYLSRCKRGKRHWKKRWFVIKGKVLYTYTANEDKVATESLPLLGFTIAPEKEEGSMDTVFHLYHKQTLFYSFRAEDNNSAQRWIEAMEEASIL